In Providencia sneebia DSM 19967, one DNA window encodes the following:
- the groL gene encoding chaperonin GroEL (60 kDa chaperone family; promotes refolding of misfolded polypeptides especially under stressful conditions; forms two stacked rings of heptamers to form a barrel-shaped 14mer; ends can be capped by GroES; misfolded proteins enter the barrel where they are refolded when GroES binds) produces MAAKDVKFGNDARVKMLRGVNVLADAVKVTLGPKGRNVVLDKSFGSPVITKDGVSVAREIELEDKFENMGAQMVKEVASKANDAAGDGTTTATVLAQAIVTEGLKAVAAGMNPMDLKRGIDKAVTAAVEELKTLSVPCADTKAIAQVGTISANSDETVGKLIAEAMEKVGKEGVITVEEGTGLEDELDVVEGMQFDRGYLSPYFINKPETGVVELDNPFILLVDKKVSNIRELLPVLEGVAKASKPLLIIAEDVEGEALATLVVNTMRGIVKVAAVKAPGFGDRRKAMLQDIAILTNGTVISEEIGMELEKATLEDLGQAKRVVINKDTTTIIDGVGDEAAIAGRVAQIRQQIEESTSDYDREKLQERVAKLAGGVAVIKVGAATEVEMKEKRARVDDALHATRAAVEEGVVAGGGTALVRVAAKLDALKGDNEEQNVGIRVALRAMEAPMRQIVANAGEEPSVVVNNVKASKGNEGYNAATDTYGDMIEMGILDPTKVTRSALQFAASIAGLMITTEAMITDLPKDDGPDLGGAGMGGMGGMGGMM; encoded by the coding sequence ATGGCAGCTAAAGACGTTAAATTTGGTAATGATGCTCGTGTAAAAATGCTTCGTGGTGTGAATGTTCTTGCCGATGCAGTAAAAGTAACATTGGGTCCAAAAGGCCGTAACGTAGTTCTGGATAAATCATTTGGTTCACCAGTAATCACTAAAGATGGTGTATCTGTTGCACGTGAAATCGAATTAGAAGATAAATTCGAAAACATGGGTGCACAAATGGTGAAAGAAGTTGCATCTAAAGCGAATGATGCAGCGGGTGACGGTACAACAACCGCAACAGTTCTAGCACAAGCTATCGTAACTGAAGGTCTTAAAGCCGTTGCTGCGGGTATGAACCCAATGGATCTGAAACGTGGTATTGACAAAGCTGTCACTGCTGCGGTTGAAGAACTAAAAACACTGTCTGTTCCATGTGCAGATACTAAAGCAATCGCTCAAGTTGGTACTATTTCAGCAAACTCTGATGAAACTGTTGGTAAGCTGATTGCAGAAGCAATGGAAAAAGTTGGTAAAGAAGGTGTCATCACTGTAGAAGAAGGCACGGGTCTTGAAGACGAACTAGATGTTGTTGAAGGTATGCAGTTTGACCGCGGTTACCTGTCTCCTTACTTCATCAACAAACCAGAAACTGGTGTTGTAGAATTGGATAATCCATTCATTCTGCTTGTTGATAAAAAAGTTTCTAACATTCGTGAACTGTTGCCAGTTCTTGAAGGTGTAGCAAAAGCAAGCAAACCACTTTTGATTATTGCAGAAGATGTTGAAGGTGAAGCACTTGCAACTCTCGTCGTTAACACCATGCGTGGTATTGTTAAAGTTGCAGCGGTTAAAGCACCAGGTTTCGGTGATCGTCGTAAAGCAATGCTACAAGATATTGCTATCCTAACTAATGGTACTGTTATTTCTGAAGAAATCGGTATGGAGCTTGAAAAAGCAACATTAGAAGATCTAGGTCAAGCAAAACGTGTTGTTATCAACAAAGATACTACAACCATTATTGATGGTGTTGGTGATGAGGCTGCAATAGCAGGCCGCGTTGCTCAAATCCGTCAACAAATCGAAGAATCAACTTCAGATTATGACCGCGAAAAACTACAAGAGCGCGTTGCTAAACTAGCAGGCGGTGTTGCAGTTATTAAAGTTGGTGCAGCAACAGAAGTTGAAATGAAAGAAAAACGTGCTCGTGTTGATGATGCTCTGCATGCAACTCGTGCTGCGGTTGAAGAAGGTGTTGTTGCTGGTGGTGGTACTGCGTTAGTTCGCGTTGCGGCTAAACTGGATGCACTAAAAGGCGATAACGAAGAACAAAACGTTGGTATTCGTGTTGCACTGCGTGCAATGGAAGCACCAATGCGCCAAATCGTTGCTAACGCAGGTGAAGAACCATCTGTTGTTGTAAACAATGTTAAAGCATCTAAAGGTAACGAAGGTTACAACGCTGCAACAGACACTTACGGCGACATGATCGAAATGGGTATTTTGGACCCAACTAAAGTAACGCGTTCTGCACTGCAATTTGCTGCATCAATCGCAGGCCTGATGATTACTACAGAAGCAATGATCACTGATCTACCAAAAGATGACGGCCCTGATTTAGGTGGTGCTGGCATGGGTGGTATGGGCGGAATGGGCGGTATGATGTAG
- a CDS encoding co-chaperone GroES — MKIRPLHDRVIVKRKEVESKSAGGIVLTGTAAGKSTRGEVLAVGNGRILENGEIKALDVKVGDIVIFNDGYGVKAEKIDNEEVLIMSESDILAIVEA, encoded by the coding sequence ATGAAAATTCGTCCATTGCATGACCGTGTTATCGTCAAGCGTAAAGAAGTTGAATCTAAATCTGCCGGTGGAATCGTTCTAACAGGCACTGCAGCAGGTAAATCTACGCGTGGTGAAGTTCTTGCTGTTGGTAATGGCCGCATCCTCGAAAATGGTGAAATTAAAGCTCTGGATGTGAAAGTCGGTGACATCGTTATTTTTAACGACGGTTATGGCGTGAAAGCTGAGAAAATTGACAACGAAGAAGTGCTGATTATGTCAGAAAGCGACATTTTAGCGATTGTTGAAGCTTAA
- a CDS encoding FxsA family protein — MRWLPLIFICLLIYIEATIFVHVASAIGVLTTLILVVLTSCLGVSLVKNQGMKNVLQIQQKIAAGESPASEMIKSVALVLAGILLIIPGFFTDFLGLLLLLPPVQKLFVTRFLPHIRVFQSGSSFSSGRANPFQQGDTFEGEFQRKQDDPSYKLDQSNDPDKSEDNDKPKY, encoded by the coding sequence GTGCGCTGGTTACCTCTCATCTTTATCTGTCTTCTTATCTATATTGAAGCCACTATTTTTGTCCATGTCGCTTCCGCGATTGGTGTTTTGACAACACTCATTCTGGTTGTTTTAACATCATGTTTGGGTGTTTCACTGGTAAAAAATCAGGGCATGAAAAATGTTTTACAGATCCAGCAAAAAATAGCGGCTGGTGAAAGCCCTGCGTCAGAAATGATTAAAAGTGTTGCATTAGTGCTTGCAGGAATTTTATTAATTATCCCGGGATTTTTTACCGACTTTCTTGGGTTGCTATTATTATTACCACCAGTTCAAAAATTGTTTGTAACGCGTTTTTTGCCACATATTCGTGTTTTTCAATCAGGAAGTAGCTTCTCTTCTGGGCGCGCTAATCCTTTTCAACAAGGTGATACCTTTGAAGGAGAATTCCAACGTAAACAGGATGATCCATCATATAAACTTGATCAATCTAATGATCCAGATAAATCAGAAGATAACGATAAGCCTAAATATTAA